ccattggatcctgttagaCCTTTGAGctcatcattaaatatttgttccccttatAGGTACCTATATAATGTAATCGAGTCACCCCTTTACTTTCTCTTTGTTTAGCTACATAGCTTGAGCTCACTGAGTCTCTCATTCTAAGGCATGgcttctaatcctttaatcattcacaCACCTGCTCAATGACTATTCCCTATTTACAGTATAAGGCTAATTAAAAGGATTAGGGGATGACAACGCTCACAGTGCATTGGGATGCGGGAAATACTACaattcccagaatgcactggatgttagactacaactcccatggatCAGTGGGAGCTAAGAGAATACATGTCCCAGGGTGTACTGGGGAGCTGAGAGACTCCAATTCACAgggtgtagtggggcagctgcagagTTTGTCTGGGGAGCTAAGAGGGGGCAAATGGTTtaggtcggggtgggcaaactgtggcctgtGACCCATTTTAAGCCAGGGTCCTGGGTCAGAGGCTGCACCACGCGGCTCAGCCcgactccagccagggagcaggatcaAGGCTGCTCTGCGCTCCAGCTGaggtgcagggttgggggctgcaccACGCGACTCCCGGAAGCGACGGCATGTGTCCCGCTCTGGTTCCTACGTgctccaaagggagctgcagtGGCGGTGCTTGCggagggggcagcgtgcagagctgcctggctatgCCTCCATGTAGAAgacggagaagggacatgccactgtttccgGGAGCTGCATGAGGTAACGGCCactctgagcctctccccatgtcccacccctgttccccctcctgctctccaaaccccttgatcccagcacagtacaccccaaaccactcatccctagccccatcccagaacccacacccccagccagaacctgcactgcttcctgcacccgtgcccagccctgatcccccccgccctccaaaccccttagtcccagcccagagcaccttcctacactccaaactcctcagccccagccccaacccagagcctgcaccccaaccccaattttgtgagcactTATGGCCCACCATATAATGTCTATTCTCTGATGTGGCCCTTgcgccaaaaagtttgcccaccgcaGTTTAGGTCATGGGGATGGAAGAGCTATATTGGGAGCAGAGAGGTTAGAAGCCCAGAAAGGACATATCCCAAAATGCACTGGGGTGCAGGGCATGGGCGTGCCAGAGGGCTAagaaactacaactcccataatgCACCGGGTTAGCCAAACAACTACAACTCTCTAAAGGTTTTGGGGGCAGAAAGAGAATGGCTCCCAGAGTTCATTGGCGCTGAAACACGCTACAACTCTGAGGGTAGACACCCTGCCGCTCTCTTAGGGCATTGGGGCAGACTGCACTACAACTCCCAGAGTGCACTGCGGGCAGCGGGCGGTCCCTCTCCCAGAGCGCATTGGGGCTAGAGCGCACTACCGTTCCCAGCGTGCGCTGGGGCTGGCCTCCTTCCAGCGCAGGGTCCCGGGGTTAGCAGCACGTGCGTTGCGGGGCGGTCCGGCTGTGCAGCATGTTCCTGCAGTATTATCTCAACGCGCAGGGGGACAGGGTCTACACCCTCAAGGTGAGTCCCCTCCTCCTTCCCGGGTGCAATCCGGATTGCAGAGCTGGGCGACTCCCGTCCAATCCGGAACCTTCCGAGCCTTCCCTAGTGCTCGCactcccggccctgccccagcctaccTGCTGCCTGGCTCCAGGGCTCGGCATGCAGCAGCTgaggaagcccagggctgggctagtagggggctgcgggtcgggagtgaggggcaccggcagagcggggggctgggggggcagggggctgcaggtcgggagtgaggggcaccggcagaactgtgaggggcagggctgggctagcaggaggctgcaggtcgggagcgaggggcgcgggagcacagggctgggatagcagggtgGCTGTGGGTCAGGCCCGGGTTGTTCTAACATGTCTTGTCCTTCCTCTGTCCCGTCCCTGGCAGAAAGTGGACCCCTCTGGCCAGCTGACCTGCTCCGCACACCCTGCCCGCTTCTCGCCAGATGACAAGTACTCCCGCCACCGCATCACCATCAAGAAACGCTTCGGCGTCCTGATGACCCAGCAGCCGCAGGCCATCTTGTGAGCCAAGCGCCCAGCCTGCTGAAGCTGCAGCTGAGCCGAGATGGGGTCAAGCCGCTCCCGGAATCCAGCCCCTGGCTCCCACAGACCCTGTGCTCTGCCCCCCTGTGAGAACCTGGGTTAGATTGCCCATATCGAGCTCCAACTGGATATGCTGTTCCTCTGGGGTGCAAATAAATTGTATTGATCCCATATCATCTGTCAGGTTTTGATCATAGACCcctagatttcaaggccagaagaggtcatctagtctggcctccagGGTAACACAGGCGGGGG
This sequence is a window from Eretmochelys imbricata isolate rEreImb1 chromosome 13, rEreImb1.hap1, whole genome shotgun sequence. Protein-coding genes within it:
- the NOP10 gene encoding H/ACA ribonucleoprotein complex subunit 3 → MFLQYYLNAQGDRVYTLKKVDPSGQLTCSAHPARFSPDDKYSRHRITIKKRFGVLMTQQPQAIL